In Lodderomyces elongisporus chromosome 2, complete sequence, the following proteins share a genomic window:
- the CLU1 gene encoding Intracellular distribution of mitochondria (BUSCO:EOG09261OXV), with the protein MSNGDVVVDADQQQAQAVVAPQQLELQIKLPSFIDQKGDLKIPSHYEETITDLKSTLTVIPKTRSLTNYSILIQGEHDVEQFGEIVTFGQIIEELALGEPECLQIQIREKPYNLAAVYEQIIRLREIVGLHYVDKVSQELGSCGGVTRFNSIKLDPVTARGEAEKSDTNEEEQEQGKGKGKVGKPNEKESGETKETDSQPELSREELLQLSDLVKEIEESPESINFTQATKFDNINGKVKIPLKSFAVSQWSPVPSFQKTKGDLLYLTVQTLENETFHITSHFTGFFVNKCSATTFNPALKTNEKGRYHKHYLLYELLAQLSPSFTKTIEDNEVKLSESTEHPETYLLPNNSFLAFPWVVNASDLKNIPDSSRSQLMLISNGVDGSEIIKEWNNDIQAMKELPSTNFQERLMRDKLIQKTLFDFSKTATETAINIIKGNIAPMNPGEEPDKLIYLKNGVFYSAGTSTVDVFDKTGGEEASRYVSSKDLAAIKIVNRHELKGISTLVTCIVDYMGKRIVCQAPVPGILDAAPPSEEEDDAGAEQEKKEEGKAEEDEEEEIMEKVLYGLSSDSQKILEDKSFEKPLKSLSEVFHLKPHGVKLSEQVKSEGDLVVSKDTKGLKGTDGRKYAIDLYRTTPRDIEFIEAHFKEGENDSYPHGEALIRHEAVNEWWKRKVSALFAAETEKLEKEGKLEKDGSKGTNSEEKSQIALPIDQVSFNPDAFSSDFESKEDRDEVREISKFIKEKLIPEFIEECQHQLAPFDGQQLSEQLHRYGINLRYLGYIAEQVLVKKAEYEESVEKTIKENEELVKVREAEKVEKDRREAEEAEKAKERAAAQPESSSDDKNQETIENSDAKSKENTESDDKDAEEQPVSKATYELVLANYDSLYRLAIQEMVARASKHVLRQIMKETPLELSAKAVAHFHNCLLGGEINTSPEAEIDPLEASFFSQSAISFAKLTHKDVVAQVAKEVGSRFRFTLEENWIEKLVHLPQLFREIALKFGIQWKSFDYTFTKQEFEHSQREQKQESVVDNVEKKHSKKSKKKSPALPIENKPTSFARSSIFIADDIVGFVPLVKDSSYKPTLVDEIFANARSQLLSGDKDLGMAMLAELVTIYEAIYGKVNSQTAKFYSLVAKVYQESGFDKEAAIMGRKAVVLSERSCGFDNHDTIAAYMNSAYFELANSQIANSLKLYSRAMQLWTSTYGKDHPALVNLLTNVADSLYYAKDYESALKLFNAALEACSHLNGQASEIAGLFHFKIANVLVSQQKIEKSKDSFVAANEIFQKLLGPDDSMTDQTSKYISNVAMYIEYLKARQAQSKKSPPPTQTVAPNARVSASQASAKVANGNGTGSSKSKKGKKDKSTPQSDPQIANQSVEDILKFIEGKSKPNAKSKSKHTKA; encoded by the coding sequence atgtCAAATGGGGACGTAGTGGTCGATGCAGACCAACAACAAGCTCAAGCAGTTGTCGCACCTCAACAGCTTGAGTTGCAAATAAAGTTACCTTCATTCATTGATCAAAAAGGGGACTTGAAAATCCCTTCACACTATGAAGAAACTATTACTGACTTGAAACTGACTTTAACTGTTATTCCAAAGACAAGAAGTTTGACCAACTACCTGATTCTCATTCAAGGGGAACACGATGTTGAACAATTTGGCGAGATTGTTACATTTGGACAAATTATTGAAGAGTTGGCCTTGGGCGAACCTGAATGTttgcaaatacaaattCGCGAAAAGCCTTACAATTTGGCTGCTGTTTATGAGCAAATCATCAGATTAAGAGAAATTGTGGGCCTTCATTACGTTGACAAAGTCTCCCAAGAATTGGGGTCTTGTGGTGGCGTCACTAGATTCAATTCAATAAAACTTGACCCAGTTACTGCACGTGGTGAAGCAGAGAAATCGGACACaaacgaagaagaacaagaacaaggaaaaggaaaaggaaaagttggaaaaccaaacgaaaaagaatcTGGAGAAACCAAGGAGACGGATTCACAACCGGAACTTTCAAGAGAAGAACTTCTTCAACTCTCAGATCTTGTTAAAGAGATCGAGGAAAGTCCCGAGAGTATCAACTTCACACAAGCCACGAAGTTTGACAATATCAATGGCAAAGTGAAAATTCCTCTCAAGTCCTTTGCTGTATCACAATGGTCACCAGTCCCATCTTTCCAAAAGACCAAAGGAGACCTTCTTTACCTTACAGTCCAAACGTTGGAGAATGAGACATTCCACATCACATCCCACTTTACTGGGTTCTTTGTCAACAAATGCTCGGCCACTACATTTAACCCTGCTTTAAAGACAAATGAAAAGGGAAGATATCATAAACACTACTTGTTGTACGAATTATTGGCACAATTGTCACCATCCTTCACAAAGACAATTGAAGACAATGAAGTAAAATTATCCGAGTCAACTGAACACCCAGAAACCTATTTGTTGCCAAATAATTCGTTCTTGGCATTTCCATGGGTTGTCAATGCAAGTGACTTGAAGAATATCCCAGACTCATCTAGATCACAACTTATGTTGATAAGCAACGGTGTTGATGGCTCTGAGATCATTAAGGAATGGAACAACGATATTCAAGCAATGAAAGAGTTACCCAGCACAAATTTCCAAGAACGTCTCATGCGTGACAAGCTTATCCAAAAGACCCTTTTTGACTTTAGTAAAACCGCTACCGAGACCGCCATTAACATCATTAAAGGAAATATTGCGCCAATGAACCCGGGAGAAGAGCCTGACAAGCTCATTTACTTGAAAAACGGCGTGTTTTACTCGGCAGGCACATCAACAGTTGACGTTTTTGATAAGACAGGTGGCGAGGAAGCTTCGAGATACGTTTCGTCAAAAGATCTTGCTGCTATAAAGATTGTGAATAGACACGAACTCAAGGGTATTTCAACCTTGGTAACCTGTATCGTGGACTATATGGGAAAGCGTATTGTTTGTCAAGCACCAGTTCCTGGTATCTTGGATGCAGCACCGCCATCTGAGGAGGAAGATGATGCTGGAGCAGAAcaggagaaaaaagaagaaggaaaagcggaagaagacgaagaggaagaaataaTGGAAAAAGTCTTGTACGGTTTGTCTTCTGATAGTCAAAAGATTCTTGAAGACAAATCTTTTGAAAAGCCATTGAAACTGTTGAGTGAGGTCTTCCACTTAAAACCACATGGTGTCAAGTTGTCTGAGCAAGTCAAATCCGAAGGAGACTTGGTTGTTTCTAAAGATACTAAAGGTTTGAAAGGTACTGATGGAAGAAAATATGCCATTGACTTGTATAGAACAACCCCACGTGATATCGAATTTATTGAGGCCCATTTcaaagaaggagagaaTGATTCATATCCTCATGGTGAAGCTTTAATTAGACACGAAGCGGTTAATGAATGGTGGAAGCGTAAGGTGTCTGCTTTGTTTGCTGCTGAAACtgagaaattggaaaaggaGGGAAAGTTAGAAAAAGACGGCAGCAAAGGCACCAATAGTGAGGAAAAATCCCAAATTGCTTTACCAATTGACCAAGTTTCATTCAACCCAGACGCTTTTTCTTCCGATTTTGAATCCAAGGAAGACCGCGATGAAGTGAGAGAAATATCCAAGTttattaaagaaaaattgattcCAGAATTCATTGAGGAGTGTCAACACCAATTGGCTCCATTTGATGGTCAACAATTGTCCGAGCAATTGCACAGATATGGTATTAATTTGAGATACTTGGGTTACATTGCAGAACAAGTTTTGGTAAAGAAGGCAGAGTATGAGGAGTCAGTCGAAAAGACAATCAAAGAGAATGAGGAGTTGGTGAAGGTAAGAGAAGCTGAAAAGGTTGAAAAAGACAGAAGGGAAGCAGAAGAGGCCGAAAAAGCCAAAGAGAGAGCTGCAGCCCAGCCAGAAAGCAGCTCAGATGACAAAAATCAAGAGACTATTGAAAATTCTGACGCCAAGTCCAAGGAGAATACTGAATCTGATGACAAGGATGCCGAAGAGCAACCCGTTTCAAAAGCTACTTATGAGTTAGTATTGGCTAACTACGACTCTCTCTATAGACTCGCTATTCAAGAAATGGTTGCACGTGCTTCAAAACATGTTTTGAGACAAATCATGAAAGAGACGCCATTGGAGCTTTCTGCAAAAGCCGTGGCTCATTTCCATAATTGTTTGTTGGGTGGCGAGATTAACACTTCTCCCGAAGCAGAGATTGATCCATTAGAAGCATCCTTCTTCTCCCAATCAGCAATCAGTTTTGCAAAGTTGACTCATAAAGATGTCGTTGCTCAAGTTGCCAAAGAAGTTGGTTCCAGGTTTAGATTCACACTTGAAGAGAATTGGATAGAAAAATTGGTTCACTTGCCTCAATTGTTTAGAGAGATTGCCCTCAAATTTGGTATTCAATGGAAATCATTTGATTACACTTTTACCAAACAAGAGTTTGAACACTCTCAAAGAGaacagaaacaagaaagcGTGGTTGATAATGTCGAAAAGAAGCACTCTAAAAagtcaaagaagaaatcgCCAGCTTTGCCTATTGAAAATAAGCCAACATCTTTCGCACGCTCGTCGATATTTATTGCTGATGATATCGTTGGTTTTGTCCCACTCGTTAAGGACTCTTCATATAAACCAACTTTGGTTGACGAGATTTTTGCCAATGCTAGGTCGCAGTTACTTTCTGGTGATAAAGACCTTGGTATGGCCATGCTTGCTGAATTAGTAACTATATATGAAGCGATTTATGGAAAGGTCAATTCGCAGACTGCAAAGTTCTACAGTCTTGTTGCTAAAGTATATCAAGAGCTGGGCTTTGACAAAGAGGCAGCTATTATGGGCCGTAAGGCTGTTGTGTTATCAGAAAGATCGTGCGGTTTTGACAACCATGATACTATTGCTGCGTACATGAACTCAGCTTATTTTGAGCTTGCTAACTCTCAAATCGCCAACTCCTTGAAGCTATACCTGAGAGCTATGCAACTTTGGACCTCCACTTATGGAAAAGACCACCCAGCGTTGGTTAATTTGTTGACCAACGTGGCTGACTCCTTGTACTATGCTAAGGACTATGAGAGTGCCTTGAAGTTGTTCAATGCGGCATTGGAGGCATGTTCGCATTTGAATGGACAAGCTTCAGAAATTGCGGgccttttccatttcaagATTGCCAATGTCCTTGTGTcccaacaaaaaattgaaaagtcaAAGGATAGCTTTGTTGCCGCTAATGAAATATTCCAAAAATTATTGGGACCCGATGACTCGATGACTGATCAAACAAGCAAATACATTTCTAATGTTGCCATGTATATTGAGTACTTAAAGGCTAGACAAGCGCAAAGCAAGAAATCTCCACCTCCGACCCAAACAGTAGCTCCTAACGCTCGTGTCTCGGCTTCCCAAGCAAGTGCTAAAGTTGCAAATGGTAATGGAACTGGTTCCTCAAAAAGtaagaaagggaaaaaagatAAGAGTACCCCTCAGTCTGATCCTCAAATTGCTAACCAATCAGTTGAAGATATCTTGAAATTCATTGAGGGTAAGAGTAAGCCGAACGCCAAGAGCAAGTCGAAACATACAAAAGCTTAG
- the MMT2 gene encoding mitochondrial metal transporter yields MHEPNELLSTSASSIKSNPAVRITWIGLLVNITLAISKGVGGVYFHSQALIADAIHSVSDMLADFLTLATVNVAAKVGTPTKFPFGYGKLETVGSFTVSAILLFAGISVGWSSLLSIFEFVLPTQLYEIAASIQIGHSHSHAGLSGNSAGTGVSGHAQSDGLGHSHSHSHSHGHTHITPTNTELTTHREIPNINAAWLAAGSIIVKEILYRKTMKIAVETNSKVLVANAWHHRVDSLTAVVALLTVAGGVLFNVAWLDSVGGIGVSILIIKAGWDTMKEAWYELIDRGEQPGSDLYNKVENIIQLELKSNEVLNQFKLKHLAVLSSGANTNINFTLLTENKNIGLLTLNKYERTLTQLIKEDDRFVRNVSIKFEVASESELDESLEKQDG; encoded by the coding sequence ATGCACGAACCAAATGAACTTCTTTCTACTAGTGCATCTTCCATCAAGTCAAACCCTGCTGTGCGGATAACTTGGATTGGACTCTTAGTGAATATAACTTTGGCCATCTCCAAaggtgttggtggtgtttaCTTTCATTCGCAAGCCTTAATAGCCGATGCCATACATTCAGTGAGCGATATGCTTGCTGATTTCTTAACACTTGCTACGGTTAATGTGGCAGCAAAAGTTGGAACACCAACAAAGTTCCCATTTGGGTAtggaaaacttgaaactgtAGGATCATTCACAGTCAGTgcaattcttctttttgcagGTATATCAGTTGGCTGGTCTTCGTTGTTGCTGATATTCGAGTTTGTGCTTCCAACACAGTTGTACGAAATTGCCGCTAGTATTCAAATTGGACACAGCCACAGTCATGCAGGTTTGAGCGGAAACTCTGCAGGTACTGGTGTTCTGGGTCATGCACAAAGTGATGGACTTGGCCATAGTCACAGTCACAGTCACAGTCACGGGCACACCCACATCACACCCACAAACACTGAGTTGACAACTCATCGAGAAATTCCCAATATTAATGCTGCATGGTTGGCAGCAGGCTCCATAATCGTCAAAGAAATTCTATACAGAAAGACGATGAAAATAGCTGTCGAGACAAACTCAAAGGTTTTGGTGGCAAATGCATGGCATCATAGGGTTGACTCCTTAACTGCTGTGGTTGCTCTTTTAACAGTTGCGGGCGGTGTGCTATTCAATGTTGCATGGTTGGACTCAGTCGGTGGTATTGGGGTCTCTATTCTCATTATCAAAGCTGGGTGGGACACAATGAAAGAAGCATGGTACGAATTAATTGATCGCGGAGAGCAACCTGGTTCCGACTTGTACAACAAAGTCGAAAACATTATCCAACTTGAGTTGAAAAGCAACGAGGTTTTGAATCAATTTAAATTAAAACATTTAGCCGTATTATCTTCCGGTGCTAACACAAACATAAATTTCACGTTATTGACGGAGAATAAGAATATCGGCTTGTTAACATTGAACAAGTACGAAAGAACATTGACCCAATTGATCAAGGAAGATGACAGATTTGTGCGGAATGTATCGATCAAGTTTGAAGTTGCTTCTGAAAGCGAATTGGATGAATCGCTTGAGAAGCAAGATGGTTAA
- the LAS21 gene encoding major facilitator super transporter protein, protein MLSSLTSRWFIYWVVSIANIVGYLLFLRGYFPSKVVLPGSNTFTSGSVSPFLDLNGQPKFERFILMVVDAMRSDFCYGENSGFDFLQQLIKQGNAIPFTAFSNPPTVTLPRLKGITTGGTPNFLDAILNIADDYDDSQGLHNQDSWIHQLKLKNKTINFFGDDTWLKLFPTEFQEYEGTNSFFVSDFTEVDNNVTRHLDTQLFKEQHVANNKNWDGLILHYLGLDHIGHKGGPNSVYMKPKQKEMDLIVKRLYNYINDNQETVLIVMGDHGMNEVGNHGGSSPGETSAALTFISPKFNVYNDNTRTGEQKKYDEYDFYNSISQIDLVPAIAGLLNFPIPKNSLGVMPFPLLQQWPEGKRYDIIFENCRQIMDLYSAKYGEQDPIWHEWLELSQSKNHKIEKIYTFLHKVQVDLASSATNYNYKDIYIGAAIMSIATIVTVLLFNLYFFRIASISPLTVATFQVLTVFYAIHFHGSSLVEEEHHLWNAATTVGIICMGLTYFDLFNSKRKVALLVVLLFCLRLIKSWNTTGQKWLNEPTIGEYLSKSATGLLWTLILLTYIICSTLTYIQVIGSHFRISKPSDLVTCCDYSAFFVAIGVSIGGSLSLSFKIVQYCIDGGILPVFLKFLLKWILAKFKIDLTNDFNLEDPSTKFILSDVSIQLSRWCLFSLFGVLITHLALSKFMKKSAMGKRGTVTFIANIITIYLIHQTSYKNIPIFLLLTISKFALAKLIQQKTLNIDQHIMIVSSVCLGLQQLTFFFMGNTNSLATVDLSNAYNGVKSYDVILVGILTFISNFAGPIFWSFSAIQLLFEPSLVSFEENTNYDLVNYPKLKSSIFLIRGLILLFFYTVSGLSLVASCINLRFHLFVWTVFSPKLLYFGSWLLLFNTGVDLIISMITVYL, encoded by the coding sequence ATGTTGTCATCGTTGACATCAAGATGGTTTATCTACTGGGTAGTGTCTATTGCTAACATAGTAGGATACTTACTATTTCTCCGCGGGTATTTCCCTTCAAAGGTTGTGCTTCCAGGGTCCAACACCTTCACTAGTGGTTCAGTTTCTCCATTTTTGGATCTCAATGGCCAGCcaaaatttgaaagatTCATACTCATGGTGGTGGATGCAATGCGCTCAGACTTTTGCTATGGTGAAAACTCGggatttgattttttgcaGCAATTAATCAAACAAGGAAATGCAATTCCATTCACTGCATTTTCAAATCCTCCAACGGTAACTTTACCAAGACTCAAAGGGATCACCACCGGAGGTACACCGAACTTTTTGGATGCAATCTTGAACATTGCAGACGACTATGATGACTCACAAGGCTTGCACAACCAAGACTCTTGGATTCATCAGctaaagttgaaaaataaaactatAAACTTTTTTGGAGATGATACTTGGTTGAAGTTGTTCCCCACCGAATTTCAAGAATACGAAGGAACtaattccttttttgttaGCGATTTCACAGAGGTTGACAATAACGTAACTCGCCACTTGGATACTCAATTGTTTAAAGAGCAACATGTTgcaaataataaaaattggGATGGCTTAATCCTTCATTACTTGGGATTGGATCATATAGGGCATAAGGGTGGGCCAAACTCGGTATACatgaaaccaaaacaaaaggaaatggaTTTGATTGTAAAGCGTTTATACAACTACATCAACGATAACCAGGAAACTGTTCTTATTGTGATGGGCGACCATGGAATGAATGAGGTTGGTAATCACGGCGGATCATCACCAGGTGAAACATCCGCAGCACTCACTTTTATATCACCCAAGTTTAATGTGTACAATGACAATACAAGAACTggagaacaaaagaaatatgaTGAATACGATTTTTACAATAGCATATCTCAAATAGATTTGGTCCCTGCAATTGCTGGTTTATTAAATTTTCCCATTCCGAAAAATTCTTTGGGAGTCATGCCCTTCCCACTTTTACAACAGTGGCCCGAAGGCAAAAGATACGACATTATATTTGAAAACTGTCGACAAATCATGGACCTCTATAGTGCCAAGTATGGCGAACAGGACCCTATTTGGCATGAATGGTTAGAGTTGAGTCAAAGCAAGAATCAcaagattgaaaagatttATACCTTTTTACACAAGGTGCAAGTAGACCTTGCATCGTCTGCAACCAATTACAATTACAAAGACATCTATATTGGAGCAGCAATTATGTCTATTGCAACTATAGTCACCGTGCTTTTATTCaatctctattttttccGCATTGCACTGATATCTCCATTAACTGTTGCAACTTTTCAGGTTCTTACAGTCTTTTATGCAATACATTTCCACGGATCTTCATTGGTTGAGGAAGAACACCACCTTTGGAACGCGGCAACAACGGTTGGCATTATTTGTATGGGTCTTACTTACTTTGATTTGTTCAatagtaaaagaaaagttgcTTTGTTGGTAGTTTTACTATTCTGTCTAAGATTAATAAAGTCTTGGAATACTACCGGACAGAAATGGCTAAATGAGCCGACAATTGGCGAATACTTGTCAAAGTCAGCAACGGGATTACTATGGACATTGATATTACTAACCTACATAATTTGTTCCACTTTAACCTATATACAAGTGATTGGGTCGCATTTCAGAATCCTGAAACCGTCAGACCTTGTGACGTGTTGCGATTATAGCGCTTTCTTTGTTGCAATTGGAGTTTCGATTGGAGGTTCATTGTCCTTGCTGTTCAAGATTGTGCAATATTGCATTGATGGGGGCATTTTGCCTGTtttcttgaaatttttattGAAATGGATCCTtgcaaaattcaaaatcgACTTGACAAACGATTTCAATCTTGAAGACCCCAGCACTAAATTTATCTTACTGGATGTCAGTATCCAGCTTTCCCGATGGTGCttattttcactttttggAGTACTTATAACTCATCTTGCACTTTCAAAGTTTATGAAGAAAAGTGCCATGGGCAAAAGAGGAACAGTGACTTTTATTGCAAATATAATCACCATCTACTTGATACACCAGACAAGCTACAAGAATATCCCCATATTTTTGTTGCTCACAATCTCAAAATTCGCGCTTGCAAAATTGATACAACAAAAGACATTAAATATTGATCAACACATTATGATAGTCTCGTCAGTGTGTCTTGGATTACAACAActcacttttttcttcatggGCAACACCAACTCATTAGCCACCGTTGACTTATCAAATGCATATAACGGTGTCAAGTCGTACGATGTGATTTTAGTTGGGATTTTGACTTTTATTTCCAACTTTGCTGGCCCTATATTTTGGTCATTTTCAGCTATACAGCTCTTGTTTGAACCCAGTCTCGTATCATTTGAGGAGAACACAAATTACGACTTGGTCAACTAcccaaaattaaaaagctcaatttttttgattcgCGGTCTCATTTTACTATTCTTTTACACGGTTTCGGGCTTAAGCTTGGTTGCCTCTTGCATCAACCTAAGGtttcatttgtttgtttggaCAGTATTTTCACCAAAGTTATTATATTTTGGAAGCTGGCTTTTGCTATTCAACACGGGAGTTGATTTGATAATCAGTATGATTACGGTTTATTTatga
- the GPT1 gene encoding GABA/polyamine transporter, whose translation MKPQTSSHNTTSPPGLSPVMSQVHVDDMNITSILSNRGAVINVDHVIDNDEAMILAMGYKQELKRELSLWSIFAVSFSVLGLLPSIAACFSYQQLVIGITPVPWIVAIVFITSVALSMAEISSAFPCSAGTPYAVSQLAPPKWKAYLTWFTCWANWLCQITASPSVSYSCASMMLALYSFNSESYTPTNGHVYGLTTGIQVVSGVLSCLPTKWVARVSSTGTICNIVFLVIVFVVILGGNKRQELNPSEAMPKFNGNSKAWSLTNQAEWPQGISFLMSFLSAIYSLSGYDSPFHLSEECSNAATAVPRAIVMTSTIGGAVGFLFMIAISYTIVSLQEISDDPQGLGQPFVTYLTQILEHKLVLAATAFTIVSSFFMAQSCLLASSRVTYAYSRDGLFPLSRIWKRVSPWTQTPIWAVVMNVVIGELILLLIFAGDVAIGAIFSVGGIAGFVSFTMPTLLKITYARNSFRPGPWNLGKFSQPVGWVSVAFVSLMVPILCFPYVVGEDLNAQEMNWTVLVFFGPLLLATIWFAIDARKWYIGPRSNIDEKDITYEDDMLTDDSKGHRTPVYESQEVHTPTGEKGYK comes from the coding sequence ATGAAGCCACAGACCTCGTCTCATAACACCACGTCCCCTCCGGGGCTCAGCCCAGTCATGTCCCAAGTGCACGTCGACGACATGAACATTACTTCTATATTGTCCAACCGTGGTGCCGTCATTAACGTCGACCACGTCATTGATAACGACGAAGCAATGATCTTGGCTATGGGATATAAACAAGAGCTCAAAAGAGAACTCTCGCTATGGTCAATTTTTGCAGTCAGTTTCTCGGTTTTGGGACTTTTACCTTCAATTGCCGCATGCTTTTCGTATCAACAATTGGTGATTGGTATTACACCTGTGCCGTGGATCGTGGCAATCGTATTTATCACCTCAGTTGCTTTGTCCATGGCTGAGATATCCTCGGCATTTCCATGCTCCGCCGGAACTCCTTATGCCGTGAGTCAGTTGGCTCCACCAAAATGGAAGGCATACTTAACTTGGTTTACATGCTGGGCCAACTGGTTATGTCAGATTACAGCTAGTCCTTCTGTTAGCTACTCTTGTGCAAGTATGATGCTTGCCCTTTACTCTTTCAACAGTGAAAGCTATACCCCAACAAATGGACACGTTTACGGCTTAACGACTGGCATTCAAGTCGTCAGTGGAGTCTTGAGTTGCTTACCAACCAAATGGGTTGCACGAGTAAGCTCAACAGGTACAATATGCAATATAGTATTTCTAGTTATTGTCTTTGTCGTGATTCTTGGAGGTAACAAGAGACAAGAACTCAATCCTTCAGAGGCCATGCCAAAGTTCAATGGGAATTCCAAAGCTTGGTCTTTAACAAATCAAGCCGAATGGCCTCAAGGTATTTCGTTTTTGATGAGTTTCTTATCGGCAATCTATTCACTTAGTGGTTACGATAGTCCATTCCATCTTTCCGAAGAATGTTCCAATGCCGCAACTGCCGTTCCACGTGCCATTGTGATGACGAGTACAATTGGAGGTGCAGTTGGGTTTTTGTTTATGATTGCCATTTCGTACACGATTGTTAGTCTTCAAGAGATTAGTGACGATCCTCAAGGCTTGGGCCAGCCGTTTGTTACCTACTTGACGCAAATTTTGGAGCATAAACTCGTATTAGCTGCAACAGCGTTCACCATTGTGTCGTCATTTTTCATGGCTCAGAGTTGTTTGTTGGCATCATCTCGAGTCACGTACGCTTACTCGAGAGATGGCTTATTTCCATTATCGAGGATATGGAAACGCGTGTCACCATGGACTCAAACTCCCATTTGGGCAGTCGTGATGAATGTTGTGATTGGAGAGCTTATCTTGCTCTTAATATTTGCTGGAGATGTAGCCATTGGTGCCATATTTTCCGTTGGTGGTATTGCCGGATTTGTTTCATTTACCATGCCCACTTTACTCAAGATAACATATGCACGCAACTCTTTTAGACCAGGTCCTTGGAACTTGGGAAAGTTTTCACAGCCAGTTGGTTGGGTCTCAGTGgcctttgtttctttaatggttcctattctttgttttccatATGTAGTTGGCGAAGATCTCAATGCGCAAGAGATGAACTGGACAGTATTGGTATTCTTTGGACCTTTGTTGCTTGCTACAATCTGGTTTGCTATAGATGCACGCAAGTGGTATATTGGTCCACGTAGTAACATTGATGAGAAGGATATTACTTATGAAGACGATATGTTGACGGATGATAGTAAGGGTCATAGGACACCTGTTTATGAGAGCCAAGAGGTTCATACGCCTACTGGCGAAAAGGGATACAAATAG